ACAGCGTGCGGCGTGTCGGGAGATCGGTCCACCAGAGGCTCAAGCCACGCGGCAACGACAGAGGCGTGTCGGGCATCGCTCTCACAGCCCCCGCGTGAGAGTGGTGGCCTTTTCGGAGAACAGGGCATTTCCCGGATCTTCCGAGGAGGCGCGAAGATACTCGGCCAGGGCACCCTCGCGATCGCCGAGCGCCTCATAGGCGCGTCCCAGGCTGTAATGGATCTCTCCAGGGGCGGCAATATCCCGGGGGACCGGCAGCGAGCGGGACAGAACGAAGCGCAAGCGGGCGATCGCCTTCTGCGGCTGGCCCTCTTGCAGGTAGGCCTCCGCCAGCTCGATATGGCTCTGGACATTCGCGGGGTCCAATGCGAGCGAGCTTTCGTAGCAGGGAATCGCGTCCTGGAAGCGGCTCTCCTGCGCATAGGCCTTGCCGCGGAACAGCTCCAGCCGGGCCCGATAGAAGGGCGCGAGCTTCGGCTCGAAGCGCTCCATGCGCGCGATGACGCCGCGCGCCTTCTCCGCCTGATACTCCCTCAGATAATGGACGATCAGGGATTCGCCCGTACGATAGTCGAAGCTGGGGGATGCGCCGACCTTGTCGAACTGCTCCTGGGCCTGCTCGCGGTAGCCGTGCATCCAGAGAAAATCGCCCAGCATCGCCCGCGACAGCGGCTCGTCGCCCACGAAATCGGCCAGCTCATCCGCGTCGGCGACCACCGACCAGAGGAGATTGAA
This genomic window from Candidatus Polarisedimenticolia bacterium contains:
- a CDS encoding tetratricopeptide repeat protein; protein product: MPDRRSWLLFLGIPGLLLYATFGVAQLRSAHALAEFKALQKAYPPDSLKVPPPEIQARKMGALLLAERLAPDNPEPAFQLGLLHMVKAEVDSFNPAPSEGDAEKRTQASLREGLRWIDRAIERNPGDAEVHFVKATLLQNLDGSVGEENSATSQEVHHLLRLADRLDPYRPGLHFRIGSFWISLGEKDEARRALTVALSDTFRFARPVFNLLWSVVADADELADFVGDEPLSRAMLGDFLWMHGYREQAQEQFDKVGASPSFDYRTGESLIVHYLREYQAEKARGVIARMERFEPKLAPFYRARLELFRGKAYAQESRFQDAIPCYESSLALDPANVQSHIELAEAYLQEGQPQKAIARLRFVLSRSLPVPRDIAAPGEIHYSLGRAYEALGDREGALAEYLRASSEDPGNALFSEKATTLTRGL